Proteins co-encoded in one Arachis stenosperma cultivar V10309 chromosome 7, arast.V10309.gnm1.PFL2, whole genome shotgun sequence genomic window:
- the LOC130940089 gene encoding AAA-ATPase At3g50940-like, with the protein MSNNTNSTAIVSAVASAAASAMVIRSVTSELVPSEVLEYFSSKFFNLRHYFSSQFTIAIEEYEGLMCNHMYEAAEVYLGTKAALARHRVRASKSGNDKSPAFSIDKDEEIFDDFEGVKVTWRFFRYFEQRTNRNHYINDFNGSSKREVKSYELSFHKKHKDKIFNSYLPFVLERAKAIEEANMALNLYTVGSENEWIGGVEFGHPMSFKTLAIDEDLKNKISDDLDKFVKGKEFYNRTGKAWKRGYLLYGPPGTGKSSLIAAMANYLNYDLYDLDLSAVPTNRELKNLVLNMSNRSILVMEDIDCTIKLQNREEDEEEEDNMERVKKESKVTLSGLLNAIDGLWSCCGEERIMVFTTNHKEKLDPALLRPGRMDMHIHLSYCTFSAFKQLAFNYLRISHHNLFQEIEGLLREVQVTPAEIAGELQKKINAENCLPDIVKFLHNKKMVEQNEPKLSVIME; encoded by the exons ATGTCAAATAACACAAATAGCACTGCAATTGTATCTGCAGTTGCATCTGCTGCAGCCTCAGCTATGGTAATTCGAAGCGTCACGAGCGAATTGGTTCCTTCTGAGGTTCTAGAGTacttttcttcaaaatttttcaatctcAGGCACTACTTCTCGTCGCAATTCACCATTGCGATCGAGGAGTATGAGGGACTGATGTGCAACCACATGTATGAGGCTGCAGAGGTCTATTTAGGCACCAAAGCCGCTCTCGCGAGGCACAGAGTTCGAGCAAGCAAATCAGGGAATGATAAGAGTCCAGCATTCAGCATAGACAAAGATGAAGAAATTTTCGATGATTTTGAAGGAGTTAAGGTAACTTGGAGATTTTTCCGTTATTTTGAGCAACGTACTAATAGAAATCATTATATTAATGATTTCAATGGTTCTTCCAAGAGAGAAGTAAAGTCCTATGAACTAAGCTTTCACAAGAAACACAAAGACAAGATCTTCAATTCATATCTTCCGTTTGTGTTGGAAAGAGCAAAGGCAATTGAAGAAGCAAACATGGCTTTGAATCTTTACACTGTTGGCAGTGAGAATGAATGGATTGGAGGTGTGGAATTTGGCCACCCCATGAGTTTCAAAACTCTAGCGATCGATGAAGATCTCAAGAACAAGATCAGTGATGATTTGGACAAGTTTGTGAAAGGAAAAGAGTTCTATAACAGAACTGGCAAAGCTTGGAAAAGGGGTTACTTGTTGTATGGTCCTCCTGGGACTGGCAAGTCGAGTCTTATCGCGGCCATGGCAAATTATCTCAATTATGATCTCTATGACTTAGATCTCAGTGCTGTTCCTACCAATAGGGAGTTGAAGAATCTGGTCCTTAACATGTCCAACCGTTCCATTCTTGTTATGGAAGATATTGATTGCACTATAAAGCTGCAGAAcagagaagaagatgaagaggaggaGGACAACATGGAAAGAGTTAAGAAAGAAAGCAAG GTAACACTATCAGGGCTATTGAATGCAATAGATGGTTTATGGTCATGCTGCGGCGAGGAACGAATCATGGTGTTCACGACGAATCACAAAGAGAAGCTTGATCCTGCTCTTCTAAGACCTGGAAGAATGGACATGCACATTCACTTGTCATACTGTACTTTCTCTGCTTTTAAACAATTGGCATTCAACTACCTTAGAATCTCACATCACAATCTCTTTCAAGAGATTGAAGGGCTCCTAAGAGAAGTGCAGGTTACTCCAGCAGAAATTGCAGGAGAGctgcaaaaaaaaattaatgctGAAAATTGCCTGCCAGATATTGTTAAATTCTTGCACAACAAGAAAATGGTGGAGCAAAATGAACCAAAGTTGAGCGTAATCATGGAATAA
- the LOC130940090 gene encoding olee1-like protein: MAKSFAVAVLLVAFCFSSSALARLVPEDDTFTVEGKVYCDPCRFEFETRLSHPLSNIKVTLECKKIDDEKNITYLVEGQTDKNGFYSLPVKGDHQEEFCEVKTEKSTHAKCKEPMKKMDVDRIALTKNNGVSSSIRFINPLGFMTHNIDARCVSVAQELGMLVSLNDQHDN, translated from the exons atggCAAAGAGCTTTGCAGTGGCTGTCCTCCTTGTTGCATTTTGCTTCTCATCATCTGCATTGGCTCGTTTGGTTCCTGAAGATGATACCTTCACAGTTGAAGGAAAGGTGTATTGCGATCCTTGTCGTTTCGAATTCGAGACCAGACTTAGCCACCCCCTGTCAA ACATCAAGGTGACATTGGAGTGCAAGAAAATTGATGACGAGAAGAACATTACATACTTGGTTGAGGGTCAAACTGACAAGAACGGATTCTACAGCCTGCCAGTAAAGGGTGACCACCAAGAAGAGTTTTGCGAGGTGAAGACAGAGAAGAGCACCCATGCCAAGTGCAAGGAGCCAATGAAGAAGATGGATGTTGACAGAATTGCCCTCACCAAAAACAATGGAGTCAGCTCTTCAATCCGCTTTATCAATCCCCTTGGATTCATGACCCACAACATTGACGCTAGATGCGTCAGCGTTGCTCAAGAGTTGGGCATGTTGGTATCCTTGAACGACCAGCACGACAACTAA
- the LOC130940091 gene encoding olee1-like protein, whose product MAKSFAVAVLLVAFCFSSSALARLVPEDDTFTVEGKVYCDPCRFEFETRLSHPLSNIKVTLECKKIGDEKNITYLVEGQTDKNGFYSLPVKGDHQEEFCEVKTEKSTHAKCKEPMKKMDVDRIALTKNNGVSSSIRFINPLGFMTRNIDARCVSVAQELGMLVSLNDQHDN is encoded by the exons atggCAAAGAGCTTTGCAGTGGCTGTCCTCCTTGTTGCATTTTGCTTCTCATCATCTGCATTGGCTCGTTTGGTTCCTGAAGATGATACCTTCACAGTTGAAGGAAAGGTGTATTGCGATCCTTGTCGTTTCGAATTCGAGACCAGACTTAGCCACCCCCTGTCAA ACATCAAGGTGACATTGGAGTGCAAGAAAATTGGTGACGAGAAGAACATTACATACTTGGTTGAGGGTCAGACTGACAAAAACGGATTCTACAGCCTGCCAGTGAAGGGTGACCACCAAGAAGAGTTCTGCGAGGTGAAGACAGAGAAGAGTACCCATGCCAAGTGCAAGGAGCCAATGAAGAAGATGGATGTTGACAGAATTGCCCTCACCAAGAACAATGGAGTCAGCTCCTCAATCCGCTTTATCAATCCCCTTGGATTCATGACCCGCAATATTGACGCTAGATGTGTCAGCGTCGCTCAAGAGTTGGGCATGTTGGTATCCTTGAACGACCAACACGACAACTAA